A region of Macaca thibetana thibetana isolate TM-01 chromosome 20, ASM2454274v1, whole genome shotgun sequence DNA encodes the following proteins:
- the LOC126943916 gene encoding metallothionein-2-like encodes MDPNCSCAAGDSCSCAGSCTCKECKCTSCKKSCCSRYRVGCAKCAQGYVCKGASETCSCCD; translated from the exons ATGGACCCCAACTGCTCCTGCGCGGCTG gTGACTCCTGCTCCTGCGCCGGCTCCTGCACGTGCAAAGAGTGTAAATGCACCTCCTGCAAGAAGA GCTGCTGCTCCCGCTACCGCGTGGGCTGTGCCAAGTGTGCCCAGGGCTATGTCTGCAAAGGGGCGTCAGAGACATGCAGCTGCTGCGACTGA